The DNA segment CCGCAGCGCCGATGCCGACCGCGACGACGCCTTGCGCATCCTGCGCCTGCGTCTGGCCGATGGGGCCATCACCCCGGATGAGTTTGAACGCCTGCGACGCATCGTCGAGGCTCCGACAATCGATGGGAACAGATAGGCAGTTCCTGTCGTCTCCATAGACCAGAACCCGTGAAAGTTACCCTCTGTCTCCTTCCCCTGCCCGGGGCGGTTTCGACTGCCCCGGTTTTTTTTGACCCGATGACATTTC comes from the Desulfovibrio sp. TomC genome and includes:
- a CDS encoding SHOCT domain-containing protein, whose protein sequence is MCFYDGYFFLGRWMTPLLVILGLAAVLILVRMLFPTRRTDSRRSADADRDDALRILRLRLADGAITPDEFERLRRIVEAPTIDGNR